A genome region from Panthera leo isolate Ple1 chromosome A2, P.leo_Ple1_pat1.1, whole genome shotgun sequence includes the following:
- the LOC122210071 gene encoding uncharacterized protein LOC122210071, with translation MASFTGICVLRRLGGYIDYSKPNSILRTCPRSLPTSPKKNTKIKLLKNGGSGGRGLKGMDGAPPPSNKAKSSQLERPADFAALETDARKLPHRLAKPTGEGSLRAANRTGWLSARVRVATQASFNLSSQTDFTCLRVLPSPLSCLAATSPGGVRISVCNDNNLSTPTGGKGLEGVGIQFLHSPGTLLKGPKRKRGGRSAPDATEDSTEKGASGPGRAALAGADVRLLQIVFGSGKCF, from the exons ATGGCCAGCTTCACTGGCATCTGTGTCCTTAGGAGGCTTGGCGGTTACATAGACTATTCAAAGCCAAATAGTATTTTGAGAACCTGTCCCAGATCTCTTCCTACCTCACCGAAAAAAAACACTAAGATCAAGCTTTTGAAGAATGgcgggagcggggggcgggggttgaAGGGGATGGAtggcgcccctcccccttccaacAAGGCGAAGTCCAGTCAGCTAGAAAGGCCTGCTGACTTCGCAGCCCTGGAAACCGATGCGAGGAAGCTCCCTCACCGCCTGGCTAAACCCACAGGAGAGGGGTCTTTGAGGGCAGCAAATCGAACGGGCTGGTTAAGCGCGAGGGTGCGAGTGGCAACTCAGGCTTCTTTCAATCTGTCTTCACAAACAGATTTTACCTGCCTTCGTGTTTTACCTTCACCTCTCTCGTGCCTAGCGGCCACCTCTCCTGGGGGTGTGCGCATCTCTGTGTGTAATGACAACAACCTCAGCACCCCGACTGGGGGCAAGGGATTGGAAGGGGTGGGGATTCAGTTCCTGCACAGCCCTGGAACTCTCCTGAAGGGCCCTAAAAGAAAAAGGGGCGGGAGGAGCGCGCCAGACGCCACTGAAGACTCGACCGAGAAGGGGGCGTCCGGGCCTGGGAGAGCTGCACTGGCAGGGGCTGACGTGCGGCTCCTTCAG ATTGTCTTTGGCTCTGGGAAGTGCTTTTGA